Proteins encoded within one genomic window of Setaria italica strain Yugu1 chromosome IV, Setaria_italica_v2.0, whole genome shotgun sequence:
- the LOC101775949 gene encoding heterogeneous nuclear ribonucleoprotein A3 homolog 2, whose amino-acid sequence MAGYGEENQDAMNGYEEEEEEEEVEEVEEVYEEEEEEGDGEAEDGAAAAAPEETEAAAPAGAAEMRSGGGGQGLAEVVGDADASGEEGRDVDSGGGDASGKIFVGGVAWETTEESFTKHFQKYGAITDSVIMKDKHTKMPRGFGFVTFSDPSVIDRVLEDEHVINGRTVEVKRTVPKEEMSTKDGPKTKKIFVGGIPPSLTEDKLKEHFSSYGKVVEHQIMLDHSTGRSRGFGFVTFESEDAVERVMSQGRMHDLGGKQVEIKKAEPKKPGGGDSSSNGRYSRGGGGHRDSYRGSGGGGGGGGGSGSSGGGGYGYGGGYRSAAAYYGSTAYGAYGRGYGYGNTAGYGSGYGSVYGGSMYGGPYGTYGAYGGAYGGGAYGAPGGYGGAGGYGGYSGAGGMGGGGGGGGGGTGGRGSSRYHPYGK is encoded by the exons atGGCGGGGTACGGGGAGGAGAACCAGGACGCCATGAACGGctacgaggaggaggaggaagaggaagaggtggaggaggtcgaggaggtgtacgaggaagaggaggaggaaggggacggggaggcggaggacggGGCCGCTGCCGCGGCCCCGGAGGAGACGGAGGCGGCTGCGCCGGCTGGGGCTGCTGAGATGAGaagcggaggtggaggtcaAGGCCTAGCGGAGGTCGTTGGGGATGCTGACGCCAGTGGCGAGGAAGGGAGGGATGTGGATTCTGGAGGCGGTGACGCCTCGGG GAAGATTTTCGTAGGGGGTGTAGCCTGGGAGACCACCGAAG AATCGTTCACTAAACATTTTCAGAAGTATGGAGCTATAACTGATTCAGTGATCATGAAGGACAAGCATACTAAGATGCCTCGTGGATTTGGATTTGTCACATTTTCCGATCCATCTGTGATTGACAGGGTTCTGGAGGATGAACATGTCATTAATGGAAGAACG GTTGAAGTCAAAAGGACAGTTCCGAAAGAGGAGATGTCAACAAAAGATGGTCCTAAGACCAAAAAGATCTTTGTGGGTGGTATCCCGCCATCTCTTACTGAAG ATAAATTGAAGGAGCACTTCTCCTCGTATGGGAAGGTGGTTGAGCATCAGATTATGCTTGACCATAGCACTGGGCGTTCACGAGGCTTTGGATTTGTCACATTTGAAAGTGAAGATGCTGTTGAAAGGGTTATGTCACAGGGGAGAATGCATGATCTTGGAGGGAAACAG GTTGAAATTAAAAAAGCTGAACCAAAGAAACCTGGCGGGGGTGATTCAAGCTCAAATGGGAGATATAGTCGTGGGGGCGGTGGTCACCGTGATTCTTACCgtggtagtggtggtggtggtggtggtggtggcggctctgggagcagtggtggtggtggctatgGATATGGAGGTGGCTACCGATCAGCTGCAGCCTATTATGGCAGCACAGCTTATGGCGCCTATGGCAGAGGTTATGGATATGGCAATACTGCTGGCTATGGGTCTGGTTATGGCTCAGTTTATGGTGGTTCCATGTACGGTGGTCCATACGGCACCTATGGGGCATATGGAGGTGCCTATGGAGGTGGTGCATATGGTGCACCAGGAGGATACGGCGGTGCAGGAGGATATGGTGGCTACAGTGGGGCTGGAGgcatgggtggtggtggtggtggtggtggtggtggcactgGCGGTCGGGGCTCAAGCAGATACCACCCCTATGGAAAATGA